Proteins encoded together in one Oxalobacteraceae sp. CFBP 8761 window:
- a CDS encoding mandelate racemase/muconate lactonizing enzyme family protein, with the protein MRIVDIREQTVPISSPIRNAYIDFSKMTLSVVAVVTDVIRDGKPVIGYGFNSNGRYGQGTLMRERFIPRILEADPTSLQDDTGANLDPHKIWQTMFTNEKPGGHGERSVAIGTIDMAVWDATAKIAGVPLFQLLADRYGNGQPERRVFVYAAGGYYYPGQDHGKLKDEMRSYLDRGYTVVKKKIGGDSLDEDLRRIDSILSVLGDGQKLAVDANGRFDLDTAIRYAKALSQYDLFWYEEAGDPLDYELQATLRNYYRNPMATGENLFSMQDARNLIRHGGMRADRDWLQFDCALSYGLVEYLRTLDMLKEHGWSAKRCIPHGGHQMSLNIAAGLGLGGNESYPDLFQPYGGFPDGVKVENGHITMPDLPGIGFEGKADLIAQMRRLTD; encoded by the coding sequence ATGAGAATCGTCGACATCCGCGAGCAGACCGTTCCGATCAGCTCCCCGATCCGCAATGCCTACATTGATTTCAGCAAGATGACGCTGAGCGTGGTCGCCGTGGTGACCGACGTGATCCGCGATGGCAAGCCCGTGATCGGCTACGGCTTCAACTCCAACGGTCGCTATGGCCAGGGCACGCTGATGCGCGAGCGCTTCATCCCGCGCATCCTCGAGGCCGATCCGACGTCGCTGCAGGACGACACGGGTGCGAACCTCGACCCGCACAAGATCTGGCAGACGATGTTCACCAACGAAAAGCCGGGTGGTCACGGCGAGCGCTCGGTGGCCATCGGCACCATCGACATGGCCGTGTGGGATGCGACTGCCAAGATCGCGGGCGTGCCGCTGTTTCAGTTGCTGGCCGACCGCTATGGCAATGGCCAGCCGGAGCGCCGCGTGTTCGTGTATGCAGCCGGTGGTTATTACTATCCGGGGCAGGATCACGGCAAGCTGAAAGACGAGATGCGCAGCTATCTCGATCGCGGCTACACGGTGGTCAAGAAGAAGATCGGCGGGGACTCGCTCGACGAAGACCTGCGCCGCATCGACTCGATCCTGAGCGTGCTGGGTGACGGGCAGAAGCTGGCGGTCGATGCGAACGGCCGCTTCGATCTGGACACGGCGATCCGCTACGCCAAGGCGCTGTCGCAGTACGATCTGTTCTGGTACGAAGAAGCGGGCGACCCGCTTGACTACGAGCTGCAGGCGACGCTGCGCAACTATTACCGCAATCCGATGGCCACCGGCGAGAACCTGTTCTCGATGCAGGATGCGCGCAACCTGATCCGCCATGGCGGCATGCGCGCCGACCGCGACTGGCTGCAATTCGATTGCGCGCTCAGTTACGGCCTGGTGGAGTATCTGCGCACGCTCGACATGCTGAAGGAGCACGGCTGGTCGGCCAAGCGCTGCATCCCGCATGGCGGGCACCAGATGTCACTGAATATCGCGGCCGGTCTGGGACTGGGCGGGAACGAATCGTATCCCGACCTGTTCCAGCCCTACGGCGGCTTCCCGGATGGCGTGAAGGTCGAGAATGGCCACATCACGATGCCCGATCTGCCGGGGATCGGCTTCGAAGGAAAAGCCGATCTGATTGCGCAGATGCGCAGGCTGACCGACTGA